Proteins encoded together in one Acipenser ruthenus chromosome 40, fAciRut3.2 maternal haplotype, whole genome shotgun sequence window:
- the LOC131708099 gene encoding uncharacterized protein LOC131708099 isoform X2: MDRDALAELLQALESRRDAEERRREERYTALIERVGLAVAAVTTPTTTPVMSPPKARAMKMSAEDDPEAYLVAFERLATAAAWPREFWASQLGPCLIGEAQAAYQAMSDQHATEYDLVKQAILRRLNITTETHRARFREYRRAPETRPRVVAERLCDHMVHWLTPGKKTVQQMGEAIVVEQFCHVVGAETQAWIRRHNPDTLEEAVKLAEDFEDSLTSARIGILSAPALRSSRALSPSPPTSSPPPPSFQGPRPPRAPTPLGPLASPPWRSRLAPSWGRGAAPAPLPYQQRDRFLTHAPSVPPICFRCHQPGHLARSCPAAMECDVAACNWAPETDS; the protein is encoded by the coding sequence aTGGACCGCgacgcgctggcggagctgctgcaggcactggagagcagacgggacgcagaggagagaaggagggaggagcgctatacagcgctcattgaacgggtaggactgGCCGTGGCTGCGGTAACGACCCCGACTACAACACCGGTGATGTCGCCCCCAaaggcacgggcgatgaagatgtcggcggaggatgacccggaggcgtacttggtggcattcgagcggctggctaccgcggcggcttggccgcgggagttctgggccagccaattgggaccctgcctgattggggaggctcaggcagcttaccaggccaTGAGTGACCAGCACGCCACtgagtatgacctggtcaagcaggctatcctccgccgactcaacattactaccgagacccaccgggcgcggtttcgggagtaccggagagccccggagacacgccccagggtggttgcggagaggttgtgcgaccacatggtgcattggctgacccccgggaagaagaccgtccagcagatgggggaagccattgtggtagaacagttctgccatgtggtcggcgccgaaacccaggcgtggatacggcgccacaaccccgacaccctggaggaggcggtcaaattggccgaagattttgaggactccctgacctctgcccggatcgggatcctgtccgcccctgcccttcggagcagccgcgctctctctccctctcctccaacatcatcgccaccacccccctcgttccagggacccagacctcccagagcaccgaccccattgggcccccttgcctcccccccatggagatcaaggttggcccccagctggggtagaggtgctgcccctgccccgttgccataccagcagcgggacagatttctaacccatgccccctctgtccctcctatctgttttaggtgccaccagccgggacatctggccaggtcatgccccgctgccatggagtgtgacgtggccgcgtgcaattgggcacctgagactg